The sequence ATAAAATTGCTGGCATGCTCAACCCTGACAATGCTGTGACGGACAAATACAAGGACGCGATTGCGACGATTCCTAAAATTGGCGATAAAAAAACAGTCTCTCAAGAGACAGTCCTTTCTTATGAACCAGATGCTGTGATGGGTCGAAACATGATGTTTTCTGAAAAATCCTTGGGGACAGTTAGCACTTGGAATGAAAACAAAATCCCAGTCTATACGCAAAAAGCTTCTCTCTCAACAATTCAGCAAGATTTGGGAAATATTGTAGAAGATGTCAAAAATCTTGGAATGATTTTCAATGTTCAGGACAAGGCCAATGAATACGCAGCCCAATTACAAGCTAAAATTGACGCTGTTAAGAAAGCAAATCCAACAAGCCAAGGTGAAAAGAAAAAGGCTTTGATTATGGTTGCTTATAATGACGAAACCTTTGGTGCATACAAATCTGCTTTGCAAGAAAGCTTGTTGAATCAACTTGGTTATACAAATGTTGCAACGGGAACATCAGGCTTAACCTTGGAAAATCTCGTGTCTATGGATCCTGAGTTGATTATCTATGTAACTAGTGACCGTAATAAAAAATTGGATGCCAACGCAGTAGAGTTGATGAAGGCAAATGAAGTTTTGGAAAATGTTCCTGCAATTAAGAATCAAAAAATCATGACCATTTCTTACGATGAGTTGATGGATTATGGTCCAGCAGTAATTGATTCCCTTGAGAAAATCAATGACTTTATCAATAAATAATGAGTTTGATTGGGAGGGAATCCAAGTCAAGGTCAGCCTTCCTTCGGCCTATGATCCCAACCAAATCTATCCAGCTGTTCTCTTGAATGATGGAAACTTGGATTTCCTATCTTCCCTTTCAGAGTCTGTGATTTTAGTGGGCTTGACCTCTAAAAATCGCCTAGATGACTACACTCCCTGGGAGGCAGCTGCTCTGAGAGAGGGGACTCCAGATTTTGGCGGCCAGGCAAATTCCTATCATGAACTTTTATTTGGAAATCTTTTAGATAAGTTGCGGTCTCTTTATCGCCTGGACGAAGATCGCCTTGCCTATGGAGGATACTCATTAGGTGGACTGGCGGCAGTCTACAGTCTATTCAGCTTTGACAAGGTCTCCTGTATCTTCTCTATCTGCGGTTCCTTTTGGTATCCTGATTTTACGACTTATTGCAAAGATGAAAGGGTGAAAAACTTAGATTGTTTACTGTATTTACAGAATGGTCAAACAGAAGGAGCACATCATACTAATCGCTTGGC comes from Streptococcus oralis and encodes:
- a CDS encoding ABC transporter substrate-binding protein, whose product is MKKTLSILLVTVATLTMAACGNTTTEKTTTQSSTETSQKASAETTYPLTVKTYDAKGNEVEQVFDKAPEKVITNNLSTTEILLELGLKDKIAGMLNPDNAVTDKYKDAIATIPKIGDKKTVSQETVLSYEPDAVMGRNMMFSEKSLGTVSTWNENKIPVYTQKASLSTIQQDLGNIVEDVKNLGMIFNVQDKANEYAAQLQAKIDAVKKANPTSQGEKKKALIMVAYNDETFGAYKSALQESLLNQLGYTNVATGTSGLTLENLVSMDPELIIYVTSDRNKKLDANAVELMKANEVLENVPAIKNQKIMTISYDELMDYGPAVIDSLEKINDFINK
- a CDS encoding alpha/beta hydrolase-fold protein is translated as MTLSINNEFDWEGIQVKVSLPSAYDPNQIYPAVLLNDGNLDFLSSLSESVILVGLTSKNRLDDYTPWEAAALREGTPDFGGQANSYHELLFGNLLDKLRSLYRLDEDRLAYGGYSLGGLAAVYSLFSFDKVSCIFSICGSFWYPDFTTYCKDERVKNLDCLLYLQNGQTEGAHHTNRLAQAPVYAEQIHTSLQKRYPTGQFVFDPYGHHEQVAERFLAFSNWLAQKWKIA